One Gadus morhua chromosome 13, gadMor3.0, whole genome shotgun sequence genomic window carries:
- the fmoda gene encoding fibromodulin a, giving the protein MRGAAAVLLLVALVPPCLSQERDPFAWLYSPRGHGFLRADSAGGECPEECDCPPTFPVAMYCDGRGLTAMPSIPARMKYLYLQNNAIRAVPDSAMVNATNLVWLLMQHNQLASDAVGEQAFAKMQGLDRLYLHHNNLTRIPANLPGSLRDLRLNHNKIEKVVPAELDQMENLTILYLHDNAVTDMGTSLKALKSLVLLDVSGNHLKTVPKALPGELHQLYLESNAIDTVPEDFLAHVPQLQYVRMAHNQLTDKGIPRNTFNVSGLVELDLSFNKLERIPLVSTTLEHLYLQANQIKEFTLGSFCNVVDVTNFSKLQTLRLDGNEISQQDIPTESALCLRRAANIEV; this is encoded by the exons ATGCGTGGTGCGGCTGCCGTGTTGCTGCTCGTGGCCCTGgtgcctccctgcctctcccagGAACGGGACCCCTTCGCCTGGCTGTACAGCCCCCGCGGCcacggcttcctccgggccgacAGCGCCGGAGGGGAGTGTCCCGAGGAGTGCGACTGCCCCCCGACGTTCCCCGTCGCCATGTACTGCGACGGGCGGGGCCTCACGGCCATGCCCAGCATCCCCGCCCGCATGAAGTACCTGTACCTGCAGAACAACGCCATCAGAGCCGTGCCCGACTCGGCCATGGTCAACGCCACCAACCTGGTGTGGCTCCTGATGCAACACAACCAGCTGGCGTCTGACGCCGTCGGAGAGCAG GCCTTTGCCAAAATGCAAGGACTGGACCGTCTTTATTTGCACCACAACAACCTGACCCGAATCCCTGCCAACCTCCCTGGCTCTCTGCGAGACCTGCGGCTCAACCACAACAAGATCGAGAAG GTGGTCCCCGCAGAGCTCGACCAAATGGAAAACCTGACCATCCTGTATCTCCATGACAACGCGGTGACCGACATGGGCACGTCGTTGAAGGCACTGAAGTCCCTCGTGCTGCTGGACGTCAGCGGGAATCACCTGAAGACG GTTCCCAAGGCTCTCCCGGGGGAACTCCACCAGCTGTACTTGGAGTCCAACGCCATCGACACCGTGCCCGAGGACTTCTTGGCTCACGTCCCCCAGCTGCAGTACGTCCGCATGGCCCACAACCAGCTCACAGACAAGGGCATCCCGCGCAACACCTTCAACGTGAGCGGCCTGGTGGAGCTCGACCTCAGCTTCAACAAGCTGGAGAGGATTCCCCTGGTCAGCACCACCTTGGAGCACCTCTATCTGCAGGCCAATCAGATCAAAG AGTTCACCCTCGGGAGCTTCTGCAATGTTGTGGATGTGACCAACTTCTCCAAGCTGCAGACGTTGCGTCTGGATGGGAATGAGATCAGCCAGCAGGACATCCCCACTGAGTCCGCCCTGTGCTTGCGTCGGGCGGCCAACATCGAAGTCTAA